From Candidatus Rubrimentiphilum sp., one genomic window encodes:
- a CDS encoding ribose-phosphate pyrophosphokinase encodes MSQSPLLFSGNSNQKLAEDIARRLKLHVGKATVSKFKNEETRVQIGENVRGSEVFVIQSICKAPNGNGVNDALMELLLMIDALKRASAARITAVVPYYGYAKQDKKSSGREPISAKVVANMLKTAGAKRMVTMDLHAAQIQGFFDGPVDNLEAIATLCNYLKKEDLCDNRVVVVSPDAGGVHRAELFAKRLRTSLAIVFKRRPEPDVSEVTDIVGDVDGKIALVVDDMISTGGTLAKAAEAILARGATKVHTLATHGIFAGDAIAVLEASPIEKVIVTDTIPFADILEHPKFAQLSIAQTFADAINRITTNRSVSELFTEDEEKKMNELRPPEPVAVP; translated from the coding sequence TTGAGCCAAAGCCCGCTTCTCTTTAGCGGAAATTCGAATCAAAAGCTGGCCGAAGATATCGCCCGCCGGTTAAAGCTGCACGTCGGCAAGGCCACGGTTTCGAAATTCAAAAATGAAGAGACGCGCGTGCAAATCGGCGAGAACGTGCGCGGCTCTGAAGTTTTCGTCATCCAGTCGATCTGCAAAGCGCCCAACGGCAACGGCGTGAACGACGCCCTGATGGAGCTGCTGCTGATGATCGACGCGCTCAAACGCGCCTCGGCGGCGCGCATCACCGCGGTCGTTCCCTACTACGGCTACGCCAAGCAAGACAAGAAGTCGAGCGGGCGGGAGCCGATCTCCGCCAAGGTCGTCGCCAACATGCTCAAGACGGCCGGCGCCAAGCGTATGGTCACGATGGACCTGCACGCGGCGCAGATTCAAGGCTTCTTCGACGGCCCGGTGGACAATCTCGAAGCGATTGCCACGCTGTGCAACTATTTAAAGAAGGAAGATCTCTGCGACAACCGCGTCGTCGTGGTCTCCCCGGACGCGGGCGGCGTGCACCGCGCGGAACTTTTCGCCAAGCGATTGCGTACTTCGCTTGCCATCGTCTTCAAGCGGCGGCCCGAGCCGGACGTCTCGGAGGTCACCGACATCGTCGGCGACGTGGACGGCAAGATCGCTCTGGTGGTCGACGACATGATCTCGACCGGCGGAACGTTGGCCAAGGCGGCGGAAGCGATCCTGGCGCGCGGCGCCACCAAGGTCCACACGCTGGCCACGCACGGAATATTTGCCGGCGACGCGATAGCGGTGCTGGAAGCCTCGCCGATAGAGAAAGTAATTGTGACCGATACCATCCCGTTCGCGGACATTCTCGAGCATCCAAAGTTCGCGCAGTTATCGATCGCGCAGACATTTGCCGACGCGATCAACCGCATTACCACCAATCGCTCCGTTTCGGAATTATTTACCGAAGACGAGGAAAAAAAAATGAATGAACTTCGTCCGCCGGAGCCGGTAGCGGTACCATAA
- a CDS encoding STAS domain-containing protein yields the protein MMISVPGEWDSYRLDELHRRLEPAYTSDRIVINLSGARHVTDTLLAALLELRHYREDHKVEPAVILVNSAFVRKLLSLAGFDQLFRVYDSVELLTPAA from the coding sequence ATGATGATATCAGTACCGGGCGAGTGGGACTCGTATAGACTGGACGAACTGCACCGCAGGCTCGAACCTGCCTATACGTCGGATCGCATCGTCATCAACCTTTCGGGCGCTCGGCACGTTACGGACACGCTGCTGGCGGCTCTCCTCGAGCTGCGCCATTACCGCGAAGACCACAAAGTCGAACCCGCCGTCATTCTGGTGAACTCGGCGTTCGTTCGAAAACTGTTGTCGCTAGCGGGCTTCGATCAGCTGTTCAGAGTCTACGATTCGGTGGAGCTACTGACGCCTGCGGCTTGA
- the uvrB gene encoding excinuclease ABC subunit UvrB, with translation MGKFKLVAPFSLAGDQPAATEALGASVRAGDRTQTLLGVTGSGKTMAMARTIEIAQKPTLVLCHNKTLAAQLCAEFREFFPENAVEFFVSYFDYYQPEAYIAHTDTYIEKDSSVNDEIERLRHSATQSLLTRPDTLIVASVSCIYGLGSPSDYMELSQKIAVGDEFDRDALLRKLVDMQYRRNDLNLVRGTFRVRGDTLEFIGVDEELVHRLEFFGDQVEAINVVNLLTGEYVESKDSLTIFPAKHFITPDEKLRRAIVSIEDELAERLKYFKENGKLLEAQRLEMRTRYDLDMLREVGYCNGIENYSRPLSGREPGSTPTCLLDFFPKDWLLFVDESHVTLPQVHGMHGGDRSRKESLVEHGFRLPSALDNRPLTYEEFDQHINQVIYVSATPGTYERGRSSQVVEMIIRPTGLVDPEVEVRPTRNQVDDLMEEIRLRVERKERVLVTTLTKKMAEDLTDFLLEMGFKVRYLHSEVDTLERVAILRDLRLGAFDVLVGINLLREGLDLPEVSMVGILDADKEGYLRSGTSLIQTIGRAARHVEGKVIMYADAVTESMARAIGETQRRRERQVAHNLAHGIEPKSVRKEIRDILSMAGATEETQLELRREKLPRDVAIRVAADLDKKMREFAANLEFEKAAALRDELIELRRQIGGNESMLFQGKAPKIFEHALKELV, from the coding sequence GTGGGCAAATTCAAACTGGTCGCACCCTTCAGCCTTGCGGGCGACCAGCCGGCGGCGACTGAGGCCTTGGGCGCGAGCGTTCGCGCCGGCGATCGCACGCAGACGCTGCTCGGCGTGACCGGCAGCGGCAAGACGATGGCGATGGCGCGGACGATCGAGATCGCGCAGAAGCCGACGTTGGTGCTCTGCCACAATAAAACGCTGGCCGCGCAGCTATGCGCGGAGTTCCGGGAGTTCTTTCCCGAAAACGCGGTCGAGTTTTTCGTCTCGTACTTCGATTATTATCAGCCCGAAGCGTACATCGCGCACACCGACACGTACATTGAAAAGGACAGCTCGGTCAACGACGAGATCGAGCGCCTGCGCCATTCGGCCACGCAGTCGCTGCTGACGCGGCCCGATACGCTCATCGTCGCCTCGGTTTCGTGCATCTACGGCTTGGGATCGCCTTCGGACTACATGGAGCTCTCCCAGAAGATCGCCGTCGGCGACGAGTTCGACCGCGACGCGCTACTGCGTAAGCTGGTCGACATGCAGTACCGCCGCAACGACCTGAACCTCGTGCGCGGCACCTTCCGCGTCCGCGGCGACACGCTCGAGTTCATTGGCGTGGATGAGGAGTTGGTGCATCGCCTCGAGTTCTTCGGCGATCAGGTCGAAGCGATCAACGTGGTCAACCTGCTCACCGGCGAGTACGTTGAGAGCAAGGATTCGCTGACGATCTTTCCGGCCAAGCATTTCATTACGCCGGACGAAAAATTGCGCCGTGCGATCGTTTCGATCGAAGACGAGCTGGCCGAGCGCCTGAAATATTTTAAAGAGAACGGAAAGCTGCTCGAAGCGCAGCGTTTGGAGATGCGCACGCGGTACGATCTCGACATGCTGCGTGAGGTCGGCTACTGCAACGGGATCGAAAATTATTCGCGGCCGCTCTCCGGCCGCGAGCCGGGATCGACGCCGACCTGTCTACTCGATTTTTTTCCGAAAGACTGGCTGCTCTTTGTAGACGAATCGCACGTCACGCTGCCGCAAGTGCACGGCATGCACGGCGGCGACCGTTCGCGCAAAGAGTCGCTCGTGGAACACGGCTTTCGATTGCCGAGCGCGCTCGACAACCGTCCGCTCACCTATGAAGAGTTCGATCAGCACATCAATCAGGTGATCTACGTTTCGGCGACGCCCGGAACGTACGAGCGGGGACGCAGCTCGCAGGTCGTCGAGATGATTATCAGACCGACGGGCTTGGTGGATCCGGAAGTCGAGGTTCGCCCGACGCGCAATCAGGTGGACGACCTGATGGAAGAGATCCGGCTGCGGGTGGAACGCAAAGAGCGCGTGCTGGTCACGACGCTCACCAAGAAGATGGCCGAAGACTTGACCGACTTCTTGCTGGAGATGGGTTTCAAGGTGCGCTACTTGCACAGCGAGGTGGACACGCTCGAGCGCGTAGCGATTCTGCGCGACCTCCGCTTGGGCGCCTTCGACGTGCTTGTCGGCATCAATCTGCTGCGCGAAGGACTCGATCTGCCGGAGGTTTCGATGGTCGGCATCCTGGACGCCGACAAAGAAGGCTACTTGCGCAGCGGAACCTCGCTCATCCAGACGATCGGGCGCGCCGCCCGCCACGTTGAGGGCAAGGTCATCATGTACGCCGATGCGGTCACCGAGTCGATGGCGCGGGCCATCGGCGAGACGCAGCGGCGGCGCGAACGGCAGGTCGCGCATAACCTCGCGCACGGCATCGAACCGAAGTCCGTACGCAAAGAGATCCGCGACATTCTTTCGATGGCCGGCGCGACCGAGGAGACCCAGCTCGAACTGCGGCGGGAAAAACTGCCGCGCGACGTAGCCATTCGTGTGGCCGCCGATCTGGACAAGAAGATGCGCGAATTCGCGGCGAATCTGGAATTCGAAAAGGCCGCGGCGCTGCGCGACGAGCTTATCGAGTTGCGCCGGCAAATCGGCGGAAACGAGTCCATGCTCTTTCAAGGAAAGGCTCCGAAGATTTTCGAGCACGCGCTCAAAGAACTCGTGTGA
- a CDS encoding M48 family metalloprotease, translating to MIQLLVVATRPNALDRVVNAIPAHALLTQSPYALVDPARAAAAQHFEQFTVPVWLFTVVVQIAVLAWFWNSGRSARLRDRLRASAGSEFWVRFWFGAILALIDRGAAFIPQFLQYRMTWIMGLSDVLTRYWFASWIVTTVIAMIVAGLLAALVLGLVDRTHQWYAYTVAAIIGVTLLMTYIQPFAIAPLFSTFRPLTAVGALQSDIASLRARADNTQVPIVVESVARRTHAGSAYVSGWGGSQRVVVSDTLVAGESEPELRFVIARLFGWVVANSALHLALILGAMLVLGAALAIFLADRIGFRRDDDPVSRLALVGALLGCVYLVALPFYNSYERSLDTAADAYAITLTGDRVSAIRGAVRGADQALQPICPTLLGYWYFATHPPSGVRIPGLQGRPSACR from the coding sequence GTGATCCAACTGCTCGTTGTCGCGACGCGTCCGAACGCGCTGGACCGGGTCGTTAACGCGATTCCGGCGCATGCGCTGCTGACGCAATCACCCTACGCTCTCGTCGATCCGGCCCGTGCCGCGGCGGCGCAGCATTTCGAACAGTTCACCGTGCCGGTGTGGCTTTTTACCGTCGTCGTGCAGATCGCCGTGTTGGCGTGGTTCTGGAATTCGGGGCGTTCGGCGCGCCTTCGCGACCGGCTGCGCGCGTCGGCCGGTTCGGAGTTTTGGGTGCGTTTCTGGTTCGGCGCCATCTTAGCACTGATCGATCGGGGCGCCGCGTTCATACCGCAGTTCTTGCAATACCGCATGACGTGGATCATGGGCCTGAGCGACGTGCTGACGCGCTACTGGTTTGCGAGCTGGATCGTCACGACCGTTATCGCGATGATCGTTGCCGGTTTACTGGCGGCGCTCGTGCTCGGGTTGGTCGATCGTACGCATCAATGGTACGCATATACGGTCGCGGCCATCATCGGCGTCACGCTGCTGATGACATACATTCAACCCTTTGCCATCGCGCCGCTCTTCTCGACGTTCAGACCGTTGACGGCCGTGGGCGCGCTGCAGAGCGATATCGCATCGCTGCGCGCGCGCGCAGACAACACGCAGGTTCCGATTGTCGTGGAGTCTGTCGCACGGCGCACCCACGCGGGAAGCGCGTACGTTTCCGGCTGGGGCGGCTCGCAGCGCGTCGTCGTGTCGGACACGCTGGTGGCGGGTGAAAGCGAGCCGGAGCTGCGGTTTGTGATCGCGCGGCTCTTCGGCTGGGTCGTTGCAAATAGCGCGCTGCACCTGGCGCTGATTCTAGGCGCGATGCTGGTGCTTGGCGCGGCGCTGGCGATTTTTCTGGCGGACCGGATTGGATTCCGGCGCGACGACGATCCGGTGTCGCGCCTTGCGCTGGTGGGCGCGCTGCTCGGCTGCGTCTACCTCGTGGCGCTGCCGTTTTACAACAGCTACGAACGGAGTTTGGATACCGCCGCGGACGCGTATGCAATTACGCTGACGGGCGATCGCGTCAGCGCGATCCGCGGAGCCGTGCGCGGCGCGGACCAAGCGCTGCAGCCCATCTGCCCGACGCTTCTAGGATACTGGTACTTTGCAACGCACCCGCCGTCAGGTGTGCGCATTCCGGGATTGCAGGGCCGGCCTTCGGCCTGCCGCTAA
- a CDS encoding LuxR C-terminal-related transcriptional regulator — MPTTRLMRARVNERLTQAARFPVTLIVAPAGFGKSVALRDFIASAQLDVLRLDLRREDATLLEFVRRLSESIAPVAPSASATFPALAERIMATSQPVRELSDWFVVHLKAVSGTIVIDDLHYAAADLASVAFLADVVERTSGPISWIIAARTDVGLPMASWIAYGRMDFAVGEDDLRFTPDEALAAAGDSAAPIEPQEVEALRKFTDGWPVALSIALRTRTRAGDLPSATSGTRDLVYRYLAEQVFGSLSPLQRAFLLASSVFSSFDAAIVDKLGATPEFLADLRRDVTFLVQTSQGDYRYHDLFREFLESELLRRGHHEWHAAIRRGAAIMEAQGDDAAALRLYARARDAGAIGRIVERAGIGLFERGEGETLRAALGALTDDELRGQAMLLGVRAMLEAARGHFEAAEPDFIAAIERSNDVTLRLNLVHRYAVELVRNGRDCVALLEPYARDANLPAALQLPILGTLATAYAGTGAIDNAARTIERALKLLNSETADETRARLNQQAAYIYQFSDTARARKYAELSIEIAVAKNLYDVAARACSVLFAISYNETPDSAGLLAILDRLIEFARKGGSEQTRLYGLIASYDLHVERGEEDALAQIEGELEQTHAALPLASTEMLMPARALRSTWSGDFAAAFALLKDSPREQRDEERRALAAAQVALYAFAAGMEDDGNAAMFAASEALDEKAATSVQVIRARLFLALAELLRGRSGAAHRHSVAAERACAAHMHQLRAFAHAVHVAERVQLGQAESTEWQSALERLGAAGFGGIARMLAALPLGRESSERYTSLTASERQILALLAQGASSKDVAAKTGRSPQTVDTHIRSICRKLGCSGRREAVALATSRGWVETSAGTEP; from the coding sequence GTGCCTACGACACGGCTGATGCGCGCTCGCGTGAACGAGCGCCTGACGCAAGCCGCTCGTTTTCCTGTGACGCTCATCGTTGCTCCCGCCGGCTTTGGCAAAAGCGTGGCGCTGCGCGATTTTATCGCGAGTGCGCAACTCGACGTGCTTCGTCTCGACCTGCGTCGCGAGGACGCGACGTTGCTCGAGTTCGTGCGCCGTTTAAGCGAGTCGATTGCGCCGGTTGCGCCGAGCGCGAGCGCGACCTTTCCGGCCCTGGCCGAACGCATTATGGCAACCTCTCAACCCGTGCGCGAACTCTCGGACTGGTTTGTCGTACATCTGAAGGCGGTTTCCGGAACGATCGTCATCGACGATCTGCATTACGCGGCGGCCGACCTCGCATCGGTCGCGTTCCTCGCCGACGTCGTCGAACGCACCAGCGGCCCGATCTCGTGGATCATCGCCGCGCGCACGGACGTCGGTTTGCCGATGGCGAGCTGGATTGCGTATGGACGCATGGACTTTGCGGTCGGCGAAGACGACTTGCGTTTCACGCCCGACGAGGCGTTAGCGGCAGCCGGCGATTCGGCAGCGCCGATCGAACCGCAAGAAGTCGAAGCCCTTCGCAAGTTTACCGACGGCTGGCCCGTCGCGTTGAGCATTGCGCTACGCACGCGCACTCGGGCCGGCGACCTGCCCTCGGCAACGAGCGGCACGCGCGATCTGGTCTATCGCTATCTCGCCGAGCAAGTCTTTGGAAGTCTGTCCCCGCTGCAGCGCGCCTTCTTGCTGGCCAGCAGCGTGTTCTCGTCCTTCGACGCCGCGATCGTCGACAAGCTCGGCGCGACGCCCGAGTTTCTCGCCGACCTGCGCCGCGACGTGACGTTCCTCGTGCAGACGTCGCAAGGCGACTACCGCTACCACGATCTCTTCCGCGAATTTCTTGAAAGCGAACTGCTGCGCCGCGGGCACCATGAATGGCACGCGGCGATTCGCCGCGGCGCCGCGATCATGGAAGCGCAAGGCGACGACGCCGCGGCGCTCCGGCTCTACGCGCGCGCCCGCGACGCCGGCGCGATCGGACGCATCGTAGAGCGTGCCGGGATCGGACTCTTCGAACGGGGCGAAGGCGAAACGCTGCGGGCCGCGCTCGGCGCGTTGACCGACGATGAATTGCGCGGGCAGGCCATGCTCTTGGGAGTCCGCGCCATGCTCGAAGCCGCGCGCGGTCATTTCGAAGCCGCCGAACCGGACTTCATCGCGGCGATCGAGCGTTCTAACGACGTCACGCTCCGGCTGAACTTGGTGCATCGCTATGCGGTGGAGTTGGTCCGCAACGGCCGCGACTGCGTCGCGCTGTTGGAACCGTACGCGCGCGATGCGAACCTTCCGGCGGCGTTGCAGCTGCCTATCTTGGGCACGCTGGCAACTGCCTATGCGGGAACGGGAGCCATCGACAACGCGGCGCGCACGATCGAGCGCGCCCTGAAGCTGCTGAACTCCGAAACGGCGGACGAGACGCGCGCGCGGCTCAATCAGCAGGCGGCTTACATCTATCAATTCAGCGACACGGCGCGCGCGCGCAAATACGCCGAGCTTTCGATCGAGATTGCGGTCGCCAAGAATCTGTACGACGTCGCTGCCCGCGCGTGCAGCGTCCTCTTTGCGATTTCATATAACGAAACGCCCGACTCAGCCGGGCTGCTGGCGATCTTGGACCGGCTGATCGAATTTGCACGCAAGGGCGGCAGCGAACAGACCCGTCTGTACGGATTGATCGCATCTTACGATCTCCACGTTGAGCGCGGTGAGGAAGACGCGCTCGCGCAGATCGAAGGCGAGCTCGAGCAAACTCACGCCGCGCTTCCGCTGGCCAGCACCGAGATGCTCATGCCGGCGCGCGCGCTGCGAAGCACGTGGTCCGGAGATTTTGCCGCGGCGTTCGCGCTGCTGAAGGATTCGCCACGCGAGCAGCGCGACGAGGAGCGGCGCGCACTTGCGGCCGCGCAAGTTGCGCTCTATGCGTTTGCGGCCGGAATGGAGGATGACGGCAACGCCGCGATGTTCGCCGCTTCCGAAGCGCTCGACGAGAAGGCCGCTACCAGCGTTCAGGTAATTCGCGCGCGGCTTTTTTTAGCGCTGGCCGAACTGCTGCGCGGTCGCTCCGGCGCGGCGCACCGGCACTCCGTTGCGGCCGAGCGAGCCTGCGCCGCGCACATGCATCAGCTGCGCGCGTTCGCGCACGCAGTTCACGTGGCCGAACGCGTGCAGCTCGGCCAAGCCGAAAGCACCGAATGGCAATCGGCGTTGGAACGCTTGGGCGCCGCCGGTTTCGGCGGGATCGCGCGCATGCTGGCCGCCTTGCCACTCGGACGCGAATCCAGCGAGCGATACACGTCGCTCACCGCATCCGAGCGTCAGATACTTGCACTGCTGGCGCAGGGAGCCAGCAGTAAGGACGTGGCGGCGAAGACCGGCAGAAGCCCGCAGACGGTCGATACGCACATCCGCTCGATCTGCCGAAAACTGGGGTGTAGCGGGCGGCGGGAGGCCGTCGCGTTAGCAACCAGCCGCGGCTGGGTAGAAACCAGCGCCGGGACGGAGCCTTAG
- a CDS encoding GGDEF domain-containing protein — MITAASLESAQTLLSVLAAALSSLEPAVDAMLVFRPDAEELRCVFSAGGRAEYYGGLRLRIDGDTLPAQAARRGHRVALVPGADAVIPTDRAGLAVPMYAGRSLLAIVYASARRAVADADLLARTIAHAAVPYALAIEREADRASATYDGLTGLHTARAFRSVLQEDLRGAACASHTSLALWFVDTDGFKGINDTYGHAAGDAILQRLAELLRDHLIPGVDVGARNGGDEFCAILRNAHKTDAIARAQQFCDAVRGCDFGVALPITASIGVAAYPYDAVSANELLEIADAAMYHSKRSGRDRVAFPDGRGSFAVHR, encoded by the coding sequence GTGATTACGGCGGCGTCCCTCGAATCGGCGCAAACGCTGCTGAGTGTGCTGGCCGCGGCGTTGTCATCGCTCGAACCGGCGGTCGATGCGATGCTGGTGTTCCGGCCTGATGCCGAAGAATTGCGCTGCGTTTTTTCAGCCGGCGGGCGCGCTGAATACTACGGGGGCCTGCGTTTGCGGATCGACGGCGATACGCTGCCGGCGCAGGCTGCCCGGCGCGGACATCGTGTTGCGCTGGTCCCCGGCGCCGATGCGGTCATTCCGACGGACCGCGCCGGACTTGCCGTTCCGATGTATGCGGGCCGCTCGCTGCTGGCGATCGTCTATGCGTCGGCAAGGCGCGCGGTTGCGGACGCCGATCTGCTGGCAAGAACGATCGCCCATGCCGCGGTGCCGTACGCGCTGGCAATTGAGCGCGAAGCCGATCGCGCGAGTGCAACATACGACGGCTTGACGGGCCTTCATACCGCGCGCGCTTTCCGGAGTGTCCTGCAAGAGGATCTTCGCGGCGCAGCGTGTGCATCGCACACCAGCTTGGCGCTTTGGTTCGTCGACACCGATGGCTTCAAGGGGATAAACGATACGTACGGGCATGCGGCAGGCGACGCGATCCTGCAGCGGCTGGCGGAGCTGCTGCGCGATCACTTAATTCCCGGCGTTGACGTCGGCGCGCGCAACGGCGGCGACGAGTTTTGCGCGATCCTTCGCAACGCGCATAAGACCGACGCGATCGCGCGCGCGCAGCAGTTCTGCGACGCCGTGCGCGGCTGTGATTTCGGCGTCGCTCTGCCGATCACGGCGAGCATCGGCGTGGCCGCCTATCCATACGACGCGGTCTCCGCGAACGAACTGCTCGAGATTGCGGATGCGGCGATGTATCACAGCAAACGCTCAGGAAGGGACCGCGTCGCGTTTCCGGACGGACGCGGCAGCTTCGCCGTGCACCGCTAA
- a CDS encoding 50S ribosomal protein L25 has protein sequence MAQELNLTIERRDGVGTTHARAIRKDGKIPGILYGHGSDPQAIAFARRGLDEILHKGARTSLITLTMDGKRVDTALLREVQVDPVSRRIVHVDLQRVSADETVQTSLPVVTVGTPIGVRDFGGVMDVVLHELEVEGPANKLPDRIEIDVAELGIHQHVTAEEIRLPEGFKMITPADTTVVSVEPSKTERLLEEAAEGAVAEQAEPEVIGKPTEEAPAPEGAPE, from the coding sequence ATGGCACAAGAGCTGAACCTTACGATCGAACGCCGTGACGGCGTCGGCACCACGCACGCCCGCGCCATTCGCAAAGACGGGAAGATTCCGGGCATCTTATACGGACACGGCTCGGATCCGCAAGCGATCGCGTTCGCGCGGCGCGGGCTCGATGAAATACTTCATAAAGGCGCCCGCACGTCGCTGATCACGCTGACGATGGACGGCAAGCGCGTCGATACGGCGCTCCTGCGCGAGGTGCAAGTCGATCCGGTCTCGCGCCGGATCGTGCACGTCGACCTCCAGCGCGTCTCGGCCGATGAGACCGTGCAGACGAGCCTGCCCGTCGTGACGGTCGGTACGCCCATCGGCGTGCGTGACTTCGGCGGCGTCATGGACGTCGTGCTGCACGAGCTCGAAGTCGAAGGCCCCGCCAACAAGTTGCCGGACCGGATCGAGATCGACGTGGCTGAGCTGGGCATCCATCAGCACGTCACGGCCGAAGAGATTCGTCTGCCCGAAGGCTTCAAGATGATCACGCCGGCCGACACGACCGTCGTCTCCGTCGAGCCCTCGAAGACGGAACGGCTGCTCGAAGAAGCCGCCGAAGGCGCGGTGGCCGAACAAGCCGAGCCCGAAGTTATCGGTAAGCCCACCGAAGAAGCGCCGGCGCCCGAAGGAGCTCCGGAGTAA
- the thyX gene encoding FAD-dependent thymidylate synthase, with translation MACKLVWITPDAERLMGYCARVSNPANQDNPNVAGLLRYCIKNGHWSVFEMADLCIEIQTTRSISAQIIRHRSMHFQEFSLRYAELQKIERVHPRRQDPQNRQSSHDDLPPETLAWFERAQDEHFGEAYRLYEEALAKGIAKESARFLLPLASATTIYMKGTVRDWIHYINLRTDPSTQLEHREIAEECRRIFVDQLPIVAQALGWEAAVVRA, from the coding sequence ATGGCATGCAAGCTCGTTTGGATTACGCCCGACGCGGAACGTTTGATGGGCTATTGCGCGCGCGTGAGCAACCCGGCGAACCAAGACAATCCCAACGTCGCGGGCCTGTTGCGCTACTGCATCAAGAACGGCCACTGGTCCGTCTTCGAGATGGCCGACCTGTGCATCGAGATCCAAACCACGCGCAGCATCAGCGCGCAGATCATCCGGCATCGATCGATGCATTTTCAAGAGTTCAGTCTTCGCTATGCCGAGCTGCAGAAGATCGAGCGCGTGCATCCGCGGCGCCAGGATCCGCAGAATCGTCAATCCTCGCACGACGATCTGCCGCCGGAAACGCTGGCTTGGTTCGAACGCGCGCAGGACGAGCATTTTGGCGAAGCCTACCGACTGTATGAAGAAGCGCTCGCCAAGGGCATCGCCAAAGAGTCCGCGCGTTTTCTTTTGCCGCTCGCCTCGGCGACCACGATATATATGAAGGGCACCGTGCGCGACTGGATCCATTACATCAACCTGCGCACGGATCCGTCCACCCAGTTGGAGCATCGCGAGATTGCCGAAGAATGCCGCCGCATCTTCGTGGATCAGTTACCGATCGTCGCTCAAGCGCTCGGATGGGAAGCCGCGGTCGTGCGCGCGTGA